AGGAGATCACTGACAGGAGGAAAGCAGCCCGTCTGGACAAGGCAGCGGCGTCTCGCTTCCTCAGGAACGCATTGTGGAAACTTGAGGAAGGGAGGTCAAAGGACACGCCGGGTTGTGACGCTCAGGACACGCCGGGACGTGCCCCCCAGCACACACCAGGTCGCGGCCAGCACAGGCCAGATCGCGGCCACCGCACGCCAGGTCGCGGCCAGCACAGGCCAGATCGCGGCCAACACACGCCAGGTCGCGGCCAACGCACGCCAGGTCGCGGCCAGCAGAAAAGCTTTGATGGCCATCAGTCAAAAGGACCCAAACTCAGCTGAGAGGAGGTGGAGCAACACCAGGGGCTGGTTCCTCACTGGCCTCTACCACGGTTCCTTGGCCCCCTTTTCTATGTGCACCTGTCTGAAAGTACCTGATAGGTACAAGCAGCGCCTTATCACTTGTTACCATGGACACGTGACTCATGAGCCACTGGTGTTTTTGTAatgcgcacagacacacacacacacacacacactttttttgtgCAGAAATAGAAGTTCATCAAATTGTTTTAGTTCATTTTCACTCTTCAAACATTTTTAAAGAAGTCATTGTCATAACATCTGACAAAATGTTTGGATGATCTAGATGTTCTACCAGCCCTATTATCTTAGACGAGAGCAATCTATTTTATATGCATCTGGATAATTTAGACATGAAaacgtttttttgtgtgttttttttgcttCCTGTGATTATGGTATTGGATCCATCTTGTTTCAACTATAAAGTCTTTATTGATGCTGTTCATTCTGGTAACACCCTACATAGCATCCTCCGTCTGTAGGGCCCTACTGTGATTAAAGAATGCCACTCTGGAAACCGTCTCCAACACTCGTGATCATGTCAATTGTAGATCCGACATGTCGCCCGTGTTTAGAAAGTATTCCGGTTGGTAAACACTGTCCTGTGTCTGTATTGGATCTATCTTGTTTCAACTATAAAGTCTTTATTGATGCTCGGGTACTGTTCATTCTGGTAACACCTTACATAGCATCCTCCTTCTGTGGGGACCTCTGGGGCATCTTTATCCATCCTAATGGTACCCTTTTCTCGACAGTGTGTAACTTTTTGATCGGAGCCCTATGGGGAAACAGGGTACCATTTTAGACACTACCTCAGTCTTCATTTATTACATTCTGCAACAAATCAGTTTGTCCCTATAATCAAGCTCAGGAAGTAGGGACATATGTACGCTGGTTCCCCAGGAATGAGGGATCTTTTCTCTACTCATCATCTTTGGTCCAGGGACATTTGTTTAGCAGAGTTCTGCATCTCTTTTCCTTTTCCCCTGAAGTGTTGATTCTACGCCGTTCAAAGAAGTATCACAGCGGTCGAAGcggtgctagaggtgtcactaaagACCCTGGCATCCGTTATCCATctggcgcaggggtctaaggcactacatctcagtgctagaggcgtcactaaagACCCTGGCATCCGTTATCCATctggcgcaggggtctaaggcactacatctcagtgctagaggtgtcactaaagACCCTGGCATCCGTTATCCATctggcgcaggggtctaaggcactacatctcagtgctagaggtgtcactaaagACCCTGGCATCCGTTAGACCCCTGCGCCAGATGGATAACGGATGCCAGGGTctttagtgacacctctagcactgagatgtgcCTTATCCATctggcgcaggggtctaaggcactacatctcagtgctagaggcgtcactaaagACCCTGGCATCCGTTATCCATctggcgcaggggtctaaggcactacatctcagtgctagaggtgtcgcTACagactggttcgattccaggctgtatcacaaccggccgtgattgggagtcccatagggcggcgcacaaatgtgcccagcgtcgtccgggtttggccgtcattgtaaataagaatttgttcggaAAGGACTCTGACTTGCCAGAGACGTGAGAATGGCTGGCTAGAGTCCATACAGTCAGTCATGAGAATGGCTGGCTAGAGTCCATACAGTCAGTCATGATAATGGCTGGCTAGAGTCCATACAGTCAGTCATGATAATGGCTGGCTAGAGTCCATACAGTCAGAGACATGAGAATGGCTGGCTAGAGTCCATACAGTCAGAGACATGGGAATGGCTGGCTAGAGTCCATACTGTCAGAGACATGAGAATGGCTGGCTAGAGTCCATACAGTCAGAGACAATGGTATGGCTGGGTGGTAGCCTGTTAGTGACAGTCTATGAAGGTTATAGTAGAGGGGGTCAGATAATAACCATGAAGGTTATAGTAGAGGGGGTCAGATAATAACCATGAAGGTTATAGTAGAGGGTCAGATAATAACCATGAAGGTTATAGTAGAGGGGGTACATTCACTGTAGAGGATGTGCTACAGAGTGGAAAATATATAAAACAGTCATTCAGTAGCAGAGCGCAAATTGGAAGTTGCATATATTATAGTGGCAAGTCACCACTATAGTAAGTGTTGATTGGGCAATGCAGCTTTGGGGTAGGAAAGTTCTTCTTACAttcagtaccaatcaaaagtgtggacacacctactcattaatagcaaatatggaatcatgcagtaaccaaaaaaaagtgttaaacaaatccaactATATGttatagttgagattcttcaaagtagccactgtttgccttgatggcagctttgcacactcttggcattctctcaaccagcttcatgaggtagtcacctggaatgcatttcaattaacaggtgtgccttgttaaaagttatttaTGGCAATTttcttccttcttaatgcatttgaggcaCATCAATAGCAGTAGCATGTGTAATAATCTGATTGCTGTTATACTTTAGTGTGTATGTGAAATTTAGGGTAGGGCTGCCAATTTAGCATTTCCTTAATTTTTGGGCTATTGCCAACACTAACTGTCACGTAAAACGTAGGTTCTGCATTTAATATATACAACAACGTGCAGAGATAGTGCGATTAACATACAGTTAATGTATAGTTCTAGGATGTTAGTGCACTGTCTGGCAATTTACATTTAGTttaatttaacttggcaagtcagttaataagaaccaATTCTAATtcacaatgaaggcctacccacagccaaaccctaacgatgctgggccaattttgcgccaccctatgggactccgaaTCACGGCCTgtcgtgatacagcctggaatcaaaccggAGTCTGTAGAGGCGCCTCTTACACATGGATGCAgtggccttagaccgctgcgccactcgggagcccaatgtaTAGTCCAGAAAAAACAAGATCAGTCTTTACTGGTATCCTAGAGAGGCGATATTGAAAATATTAAAGATCATCTGAACCTTGTCTGAACGTCTGCTGACCTTTGTGGCCCTGGGTCTAACTAGACGGCAATGTGCTGGATGGAACAGAAGGCGTCCGTCCACCTATTTCTCCACAGACAACGTGGCTCTGTGCTGCGTAGCTTATAGCACCAGATGACAAAGGCTTAGTCAGATAATCCTCTTCGCCATCTGCCCCATGGCCGCCCCACTCAGAACCTCCCAAATTCAAACCTCAAAAACAGGGCACTGGCAACAGATGCTAACATGTGTAACTAGCAGGTGCTTCATTAGGAAAACAGACTGGCGTACACGTGCTGCGGCAGCTGCTCGGGTTGGGTTTTAAACTGTAGCATTTATCAGGATACGTACAGTATGATACGTACCGATTTAGATCGTATGTCATTTGTAACATATAGAAATGGTAGGCTGGAGATGGTTGGAACAGAAGGCAATGCTAGATGAGATGGGAAAGCTTCACATGTCCTTATGATTGCTGTGGATATCTGTTGCCGTTACGCTGTTCTGTTTCAGACAGGCTCACCAGTAGTGGGTGCCAGTGTCTTTTCTTGAATCCAAATCAATACATGGCATTCAATACTGTTCATTTGAAGCATCAAAAACATTTGCATACAGTAGATTACATTGTTGTTCTTAAACAGAGAATTGACCATCAAGTGGAGGTGGGCATATAACCTTTTCAAGGATCATGTCTCCATAGCCTTAGTCAGGATCAGTGGGGTCTCGAGTGTGATGACTGTTAAGGCAACTTACGTTCCCCAGCCAGAAAATAAATCGTCACTCAAACAGAAAGGGGAACAAACAGAGAATCACTGACAATAACCAAAACTAAACAGGTGTttttttaggaggggttctgaaataCACTCATGGAGGTGTCCACTGATAGTCcactagcaacaacaactgcaACCGAAGACAACCACCGCGAGCGACAACGACATTTCCCCAAGAACAgggaaacaaaagaaaaacccacaccaaagTACAAGACAGGAAACAAACCAAAAAAAGTAGAGCAAAACTAAACCAGGGAAATCAGATAAAAGGATTGTTTGTGTAGAAATCAAAAATAGGGCTCACCCACTAAAAGGTGTCAACCATCCACATCTCTCCAGACAACAGGAggactgggccagccactcttaaatggcacctgggtcagcacaggtgaaacaccttcccactaacaagATGCCAAACcggcacaggtgaaacaccttcccactaacaagatgccaaaccagcacaggtgaaacaccttcccactaacaagATGGcaaaccagcacaggtgaaacacctccCCACTAACAAGATGCcaaaccagcacaggtgaaacacctccCCACTAACAAGATGCcaaaccagcacaggtgaaacacctccCCACTAACAAGATGCcaaaccagcacaggtgaaacacctccCCACTAACAAGATGCcaaaccagcacaggtgaaacaccttcccactaacaagATGGcaaaccagcacaggtgaaacacctccCCACTAACAAGATGCcaaaccagcacaggtgaaacacctccCCACTAACAAGATGCcaaaccagcacaggtgaaacacctccCCACTAACAAGATGCcaaaccagcacaggtgaaacaccttcccactaacaagATGGcaaaccagcacaggtgaaacacctccCCACTAACAAGATGCcaaaccagcacaggtgaaacaccttcccactaacaagATGGcaaaccagcacaggtgaaacaccttcccactaacaagatgccaaaccagcacaggtgaaacacctccCCACTAACAAGATGCcaaaccagcacaggtgaaacacctccCCACTAACAAGATGCcaaaccagcacaggtgaaacacctccCCACTAACAAGATGCcaaaccagcacaggtgaaacacctccCCACTAACAAGATGCcaaaccagcacaggtgaaacacctccCCACTAACAAGATGGcaaaccagcacaggtgaaacacctccCCACTAACAAGATGGcaaaccagcacaggtgaaacacttTCCCACTAACAAGATGCcaaaccagcacaggtgaaacaccttcccactaacaagatgccaaaccagcacaggtgaaacacctccCCACTAACAAGATGGcaaaccagcacaggtgaaacacctccCCACTAACAAGATGCcaaaccagcacaggtgaaacacctccCCACTAACAAGATGCcaaaccagcacaggtgaaacacctccCCACTAACAAGATGCcaaaccagcacaggtgaaacacctccCCACTAACAAGATGCcaaaccagcacaggtgaaacacctccCCACTAACAAGATGCcaaaccagcacaggtgaaacacctccCCCACTAACAAGATGCcaaaccagcacaggtgaaacaccttcccactaacaagatgccaaaccagcacaggtgaaacaccttcccactaacaagatgccaaaccagcacaggtgaaacaccttcccactaacaagatgccaaaccagcacaggtgaaacacctccCCACTAACAAGATGCcaaaccagcacaggtgaaacaccttcccactaacaagatgccaaaccagcacaggtgaaacacctccCCACTAACAAGATGCcaaaccagcacaggtgaaacaccttcccactaacaagatgccaaaccagcacaggtgaaacaccttcccactaacaagATACCAAACcaacacaggtgaaacaccttcccactaacaagatgccaaaccagcacaggtgaaacacctccCCACTAACAAGATGCcaaaccagcacaggtgaaacacctccCCACTAACAAGATACCAAACcaacacaggtgaaacacctccCCACTAACAAGATACCAAACCAACACAGGTGTAACACCTCCCCACTAACAAGCTACCAAACCAACACAGGTGTAGCACTTGTTGGGAACATTTAAAGTAACGCATAAAACAAAATGAAAGGAAAGTTAATAATAATACATCACTGAGTTCTAATTTCAGTGTTGAAATATAATACTAAATATCTGTATCCCTTTAATTGACGAAGAAAAAGCTCATGGTAACTGCATATATTTTGGGAAGAACGTTGCAGGTGTCTGACTGGCTGCTTCCTGTGCTCTGTGTGATTGTGTCATAGAACGTCACATCGTATTTTTAAATGTGTGAAGACAGGAAAGGCACATGACTGCACGTCTGAGTGAGTCTCtacagtaaatatatatatagatatatacagcgCATTgggaaagtatccagaccctttgactttttccacaaagCTGGTTACAGCTGTATTCTAAAATGGGATTAaataattaatttaattaattatctacatacaataccccacaatgacaaagcgaaaacaggttttcataatttctttgaaatgtattacaaataaaaactgaaatacattatttacataagtattcagaccctttgctatgagacttgacattgagctcaggtgcatcctgtttccattaatcatccttgagatgtttctacaacttgattggagtccacctgtggtaaattcaattgattggacatgatttagaaaggcacacacctgtctatataaggtcccacagttgacagtgaatgtcagagcaaaaaccaagccatgacgaCTCTtcaacaatgagaaacaagagtctctgagatagaactctttggcgtgaatgccaagtgtcacatctgaaggcaaccaggcaccgctcatcacctggccaataccatccctacagtgacgcatggtggtggcagcatcatgctgtgggatgtttttcagtggcagggactgggagactagtcaggattaagggaaagatgaactgagtacagagagatccttgatgaaaacctgattcagggcgctcaggacctcagactggggcgaaggttcaccttccaacaggacaacgaccctacgcacacagcctagacaacgcaggagtgtcttcagccttctacccccaagccataagactcctgaacatctaatcaaatggctacccagactacttgcatttCCCCCCCTTTCTacgctgctactgtctattatctatgcatagtcaccttaatagctttacctacatgtacatattacctcgactaaccggtgcccctgcacattgactctgtacctgtttcccctgtatatagtctccacattgactctgtacctgtaccccctgtatatagcctccacattgactctgtaccggtactacctgtatatagcctccacattgactctgtaccggtactacctgtatatagcctccacattgactctgtaccggtactacctgtatatagcctccacattgactctgtaccggtactacctgtatatagcctccacattgactctgtacctgtaccccctgtatatagcctccacattgactttgtacctgtacaccctttatatagcctccacattgactctgtacctgtaccccctgtatatagtctccacattgactctgtaccggtaccccctgtatatagcctccacattgactctgtactggtaccccctgtatatagcctccacattgactctgtacctgtaccccctgtatatagtctccacattgactctgtacctgtaccccctgtatatagcctccacattgactctgtacctgtaccccctgtatatagtctccacattgactctgtacctgtaccccctgtatatagcctccacattgactctgtacctgtaccccctgtatatagtctccacattgactctgtaccggtaccccctgtatatagcctccacattgactctgtagctgtaccccctgtatatagtctccacattgactctgtaccggtaccccctgtatatagcctccacattgactctgtactggtaccccctgtatatagcctccacattgactctgtaccggtacccccctgtatatagcctccacattgactctgtaccggtaccccctgtatatagcctccacattgactctgtacaggtacaccctgtatatagcctccacattgactctgaaccggtacccctgtatatagcatccacattgactctgtaccggtaccccctgtatatagcctccacattgactctgtaccggtacaccctgtatatagcctccacattgactctgtaccgtaacaccctgtatatagcctccacatggactctgtaccggtacaccctgtatatagcctccacattgactctgtaccggtaccccctgtatatagcctccacattgactctgtaccggtacaacccttatatagcctccacatggactctgtaccggtacaccctgtatatagcctccacatggactctgtaccagtaccccctgtatatagcctccacattgactctgtaccggtaccccctgtatatagcctccacagtgactctgtaccgttacccccctgtatatagcctccacattgactctgtaccggtacaccctgtatatagcctccacattgactctgtaccggtaccccctgtaatagcctccacattgactctgtaccttacaccctgtatatagcctccacattgactctgtaccagtacctcctgtattagcctccacattgactctgtaccggtacccccttgtatatggcctccacattgactctgtaccagtacaccatgtattatagcctccacatgactctgttaccgctaacaccctgtatatagcctcccacatggactctgtacgggtacaccctgtatataagcctccacattgactctgtaccggtaccccctgtatatagcctccacattgactctgtaccggtaccaccctgtatatagcctccaccatggactctgtaccggtacaccctgtatatagcctccacatgactctgtaccggtacccctgcctctatagcctccacatgactctgtaccggtaccaccctgtatatagcctccacattgactctgtaccgtacacccttatatagcctccacattgactctgtaaccggtaccccctgtatatagcctcccattgactctgtaccggtacagccctgatatagcctccacattgactctgtaccggtacgaccctgtatatagcctccacattgactctgtaccggtactaccctgtatatagcctccacattgactctgtaccggtacaccctgtatatagcctccacattgactctgtaccgtacccctgtatatagcctccacattgactctgtaccggtacacctgtatatagcactccacattgactctgtaccggtactacctgtatatagcctccacattgactctgtaccgtaccacctgtatatagcctccacattgactctgtaccggtacccctgttatatagcctccacattgactctgtactgtacacccctgtatatagcctccacattgactctgtaccggcaccctgtatatagcctccacattgactctgtaccggtaccccctgtaaagcTCCACAtgattctgtaccggtaacccctgtatatagcctccacattgactctgtaccggtactccctgtatatagcctcccacattgactctgtaccccggTACTaccctgtattatagcctccacattgactctgtaccggttaactacctgtaatagcctccacattgactctgtaccggtactacctgtatatagcctccacattgactctgtacggtaccactctgtatatagcctccacattgactctgtaccgtgtacccctgtatatagcctccacattgactctgtaccggttaccctctgtatatagcctccacatgactctgtaccggtaccctctgtatatagcctccacattgactctgtacggtaccctcctgtatatagcctccacattgactctgtaccggtaccctctgtatatagcctccacattgactctgtaccggtaccctctgtatatagcctccacattgactcttaccggtaccccctgtatatagcctccacattggactctgttacctggtaccccctgtatatagcctccaccattgactctgtacccgtacaccctgtaatagcctccacattgactctgtaccgtaacaccctgtatatagcctccacattgactctgtaccgtacccctgtatatagcctccacattgactctgtaccggtacccctgtatatagcctccacattgactctgtaccggtacccctgtatatagcctccacattgactctgtaccggtacccccgtatatagcctccacattgactctgtaccggtaccccctgtatatagcctccacattgactctgtaccggtacccctgtatatagcctccacattgactctgtaccggtaccccctgtatatagcctccacattgactctgtaccggtaccccctgtatatagcctccacattgactctgtaccggtaccccctgtatatagcctccacattgactctgtacggtacccctgtatatagcctccacattgactctgtaccggtaccccctgtatatagcctccacattgactctgtaccggtacccctgtatatagcctccacattgactctgtaccggtaccccctgtatatagcctccacattgactctgtaccggtaccccctgtatatagcctccacattgactctgtaccggtacccctgtatatagcctccacattgactctgtaccggtaccccctgtatatagcctccacattgactctgtaccgtacccctgtatatagcctccacattgactctgtaccggtacccctgtatatagcctccacattgactctgtacggtaccccctgtatatagcctccacattgactctgtacggtaccccctgtatatagcctccacattgactctgtaccgtaccccctgtatatagcctccacattgactctgtaccgtacccctgtatatagcctccacattgactctgtaccggtaccccctgtatatagcctccacattgactctgtaccggtaccccctgtatatagcctccacattgactctgtaccggtaccccctgtatatagcctccacattgactctgtaccggtaccccctgtatatagcctccacattgactctgtaccggtaccccctgtatatagcctccacattgactctgtaccggtacccctgtatatagcctccacattgactctgtaccggtaccccctgtatatagcctccacattgactctgtacggtaccccctgtatatagcctccacattgactctgtaccggtacccccctgtatatagcctccacattgactctgtaccggtacccctgtatatagcctccacattgactctgtaccggtaccccctgtatatagcctccacattgactctgtaccggtacaccctgtatatagcctccacattgactctgtaccggtaccccctgtatatagcctccacattgactctgtaccggtaccccctgtatatagcctccacattgactctgtaccggtaccccctgtatatagcctccacattgactctgtaccggtaccccctgtatatagcctccacattgactctgtaccggtaccccctgtatatagcctccacattgactctgtaccggtaccccctgtatatagcctccacattgactctgtaccggtaccccctgtatatagcctccacattgactctgtaccggtacccctgtatatagcctccacattgactctgtaccggtaccccctgtatatagctccacattgactctgtaccggtacccctgtatatagcctccacattgactctgtaccggtaccccctgtatatagcctccacattgactctgtacggtacccctgtatatagcctccacattgactctgtaccggtaccccctgtatatagcctccacattgactctgtaccggtaccccctgtatatagcctccacattgactctgtaccggtaccccctgtatatagcctccacattgactctgtaccggtacccccctatgtatatagcctccacattgactctgtaccggtaccccctgtatatagcctccacattgactctgtaccggtaccccctgtatatagcctccacattgactctgtaccggtaccccctgtatatagcctccacattgactctgtacggtacccctgtatatagcctccacattgactctgtaccggtacccctgtatatagcctccacattgactctgtaccggtaccccctgtatatagcctccacattgactctgtaccggtaccccctgtatatagcctccacattgactctgtaccggtaccccctgtatatagcctccacattgactctgtaccggtaccccctgtatatagcctccacattgactctgtaccggtaccccctgtatatagcctccacattgactctg
This genomic window from Oncorhynchus kisutch isolate 150728-3 linkage group LG20, Okis_V2, whole genome shotgun sequence contains:
- the c1d gene encoding nuclear nucleic acid-binding protein C1D, with amino-acid sequence MAEDIPVEDYPTEIEEQLTGFESSVGAVNNMVQTILSMPRNELVKKLDPLEQAKLDLMSAYSLNSLFWMYLVTQGINPKEHAIKQELERIRTYMNRVKEITDRRKAARLDKAAASRFLRNALWKLEEGRSKDTPGCDAQDTPGRAPQHTPGRGQHRPDRGHRTPGRGQHRPDRGQHTPGRGQRTPGRGQQKSFDGHQSKGPKLS